Proteins found in one Nocardia brasiliensis ATCC 700358 genomic segment:
- a CDS encoding XdhC family protein, with protein MRAMLEQLIASLAQGPVALARVVDTTGPGPRELGAAMIVTDAGAVLGSVSGGCVEAAVVESARQVLDTGRPVTDRFGYADGDGLAVGLTCGGEMEVFVEPVGRDLIPILTRLRQDLESGTPVAVATRMDAAGAWQLVYSDSTEPWHGVDRDARALLDAGRSGLVGADECEAHSSPRPRVFVQVFAAPARMILAGANDFVRALSRTGRQLGYRVTVVDARETFATTARFPAAHEVVVDWPHRYLRAEHEAGRVDGRTVVCVLTHDTKFDVPTIAAALDLDELGFVGALGSRRTHAERTERLRAAGVTESRLARLKSPLGLDLNARTPDETAISIAAQILAERSAASARPLDRLDGPIHR; from the coding sequence ATGCGCGCAATGCTCGAGCAACTCATCGCTTCGCTGGCGCAGGGCCCGGTGGCACTGGCCCGGGTGGTCGATACCACCGGCCCGGGCCCGCGTGAACTGGGCGCCGCGATGATCGTCACCGATGCCGGCGCGGTCCTCGGGTCCGTCTCGGGTGGCTGTGTCGAGGCGGCCGTCGTCGAGTCCGCCCGGCAAGTGCTCGACACCGGTCGACCGGTGACCGACCGGTTCGGCTATGCCGACGGTGACGGCCTCGCGGTCGGCTTGACCTGTGGTGGCGAGATGGAGGTGTTCGTCGAGCCGGTCGGTCGCGACCTGATCCCGATACTCACCCGGCTGCGACAGGACCTCGAGTCCGGCACGCCGGTCGCGGTGGCCACCCGGATGGATGCGGCCGGTGCGTGGCAACTGGTGTACTCGGACAGCACCGAACCGTGGCACGGGGTCGACCGGGACGCCCGCGCGCTGCTCGACGCGGGCCGCAGCGGGTTGGTCGGCGCGGACGAGTGCGAGGCGCACAGCTCGCCGCGACCGCGGGTGTTCGTCCAGGTCTTCGCCGCGCCCGCCCGCATGATCCTGGCCGGCGCCAACGATTTCGTCCGGGCGCTCAGCCGCACCGGACGGCAACTCGGCTATCGGGTCACCGTTGTGGACGCGCGCGAAACCTTCGCCACCACGGCACGATTCCCGGCCGCGCACGAGGTCGTCGTCGACTGGCCGCACCGCTATCTGCGCGCCGAGCACGAAGCCGGGCGGGTCGACGGCCGCACCGTGGTCTGCGTGCTCACCCACGACACCAAGTTCGATGTGCCGACCATCGCGGCCGCGCTGGACCTCGACGAGCTCGGTTTCGTCGGCGCCCTCGGTTCCCGGCGCACGCACGCCGAACGCACCGAGCGACTACGCGCGGCGGGAGTCACCGAGAGCCGCCTGGCCCGCCTGAAAAGCCCACTCGGCCTGGACCTCAACGCCCGCACCCCGGACGAGACCGCGATCTCCATCGCCGCCCAAATCCTCGCCGAACGCAGCGCCGCCTCAGCCCGCCCCCTCGACCGCCTCGACGGACCCATCCACCGCTGA
- a CDS encoding xanthine dehydrogenase family protein molybdopterin-binding subunit, which produces MSAPAAEQLIGQPRDRIDGHAKVTGAARYTAEIPMPNAAYGVLVGAEIGNGTLTSLDIGRALRAGAVAVFTHENLPRVTTVPLVPSLFGHPAPGQTFFPMQDTTIHYFGQPIAVVVADTFEVAQQAARLIEATYDEQPALVRLDDGRDAQYVPEKIFAGFVPATQSRGDFAGAAAAAAHTVDATFRFAANHHNPIECSVTAAMWNGDSVTVYDATQGIVASQLTIAAHLGISPSKVRVVTDYVGGGFGAKAMMWPHVTLAPLIARELGRPIRVILNREQMFYGTGLREEQEQRVTLVSDPEGRFTGLRHHKLSLTSHFDDWAEPSLEVASKAYGIPHWEGQYRLIKANIMTPTFMRGPGEASGMVALECAIDELATQLGVDPVELRLRNHAAVDPESGNPWSSDGYLDCLRLAAERFGWDGRQQTPGSHVDGNWLIGWGVGTAGYPVYEPGQPQRAHARLRSDGSLVVQAGTQEFGTGVATAMTQVAGDAMGMPFDRIRFEIGNTDYPNVAATVGSIGASAVSSAVHNTCSDLLRQLIDIAVADIDSPLRGCTPDEIEGVDGRLRLRDDPSISDSYADVLDRNQLSDIETTGSWRPATTPAPYGKMSFGAQFAEVAVDPELGLVRVRRMVGAFAPGRVLNVKLARSQVLGGMNWGLSQALMEGSVPDIRDGRWANASLLEYLLPVNADAPDVDISFVEVDDSVVNPLGVKGIGELGMIGAAAAIVNAVHHATGKRLRDIPLRIEHLL; this is translated from the coding sequence ATGAGCGCGCCCGCCGCCGAGCAGCTGATCGGCCAGCCGCGCGACCGCATCGACGGGCACGCCAAAGTCACCGGCGCGGCGCGCTACACCGCCGAGATCCCGATGCCGAACGCCGCTTACGGCGTGCTCGTGGGCGCCGAGATCGGTAACGGCACACTGACTTCCCTCGACATCGGCCGCGCACTGCGGGCCGGAGCGGTGGCCGTGTTCACCCACGAGAACCTGCCGCGGGTCACCACGGTGCCGCTGGTGCCCTCGCTGTTCGGCCATCCCGCGCCGGGACAGACCTTCTTTCCCATGCAGGACACCACGATCCACTACTTCGGCCAGCCGATCGCCGTGGTGGTGGCGGACACCTTCGAGGTCGCCCAGCAGGCCGCCCGATTGATCGAGGCGACCTACGACGAGCAGCCCGCCCTGGTGCGTTTGGACGACGGGCGCGACGCACAGTACGTGCCGGAGAAGATCTTTGCCGGGTTCGTCCCGGCGACCCAGTCGCGCGGCGATTTCGCCGGAGCGGCCGCGGCGGCCGCGCACACCGTCGACGCCACCTTCCGGTTCGCCGCCAACCACCACAATCCGATCGAATGCTCGGTCACCGCCGCGATGTGGAACGGGGATTCGGTCACCGTCTACGACGCCACCCAGGGCATCGTGGCCAGCCAGCTGACCATCGCGGCACACCTCGGGATCTCGCCGAGCAAGGTGCGGGTGGTGACGGACTACGTCGGCGGCGGCTTCGGCGCCAAAGCGATGATGTGGCCGCACGTGACGCTCGCGCCGCTGATCGCACGGGAACTCGGCAGGCCGATCCGGGTGATCCTGAACCGGGAGCAGATGTTCTACGGCACCGGATTACGGGAAGAGCAGGAGCAGCGCGTCACCCTGGTGAGCGACCCCGAAGGCCGATTCACCGGACTGCGCCACCACAAGCTCTCGCTCACTTCGCATTTCGACGACTGGGCCGAACCCTCGCTCGAGGTGGCGAGCAAGGCCTACGGTATCCCGCACTGGGAGGGGCAGTATCGGCTGATCAAGGCCAACATCATGACGCCGACCTTCATGCGCGGCCCCGGCGAGGCCTCGGGCATGGTCGCGCTCGAATGCGCCATCGACGAACTCGCCACCCAGCTCGGCGTCGACCCGGTGGAACTGCGCCTGCGCAATCACGCCGCGGTAGATCCGGAAAGCGGAAACCCGTGGAGCTCCGACGGTTACCTCGACTGTCTGCGGCTGGCCGCGGAGCGGTTCGGCTGGGACGGGCGTCAGCAGACGCCGGGTTCGCACGTCGACGGCAATTGGCTCATCGGCTGGGGCGTCGGCACCGCGGGCTACCCCGTGTACGAACCCGGCCAGCCGCAACGCGCGCACGCGCGGCTGCGCTCGGACGGGTCGCTCGTGGTGCAGGCGGGCACCCAGGAATTCGGCACCGGTGTCGCCACGGCGATGACCCAGGTCGCCGGTGACGCGATGGGAATGCCGTTCGACCGCATCCGATTCGAGATCGGCAACACCGACTATCCGAACGTGGCGGCAACCGTCGGGTCGATCGGCGCGAGCGCGGTGAGTTCCGCGGTGCACAACACCTGCTCCGATCTGCTCCGGCAGCTCATCGACATCGCGGTCGCCGATATCGATTCCCCGCTGCGCGGGTGCACGCCCGACGAGATCGAGGGCGTCGACGGCAGGTTGCGGCTGCGCGACGATCCGTCGATCAGCGACTCGTACGCCGATGTCCTCGACCGCAACCAACTGTCGGATATTGAGACGACCGGCAGCTGGCGGCCCGCGACGACGCCCGCGCCCTACGGAAAGATGAGCTTCGGCGCGCAGTTCGCCGAGGTCGCCGTCGATCCGGAGCTCGGGTTGGTCCGGGTCCGGCGCATGGTCGGCGCGTTCGCGCCAGGGCGGGTGCTCAATGTGAAGCTGGCTCGCAGTCAGGTGCTCGGCGGCATGAATTGGGGCCTGTCCCAAGCGCTCATGGAGGGCAGCGTGCCCGATATCCGCGACGGGCGGTGGGCCAACGCCTCACTGCTGGAATACCTGCTGCCGGTGAACGCCGACGCCCCCGACGTCGACATCTCGTTCGTAGAAGTCGACGACTCGGTGGTGAACCCCTTGGGCGTCAAGGGCATCGGCGAACTCGGCATGATCGGCGCCGCCGCGGCCATCGTCAACGCCGTACACCACGCCACCGGAAAACGCCTGCGCGACATCCCCTTACGCATCGAACACCTGCTCTGA
- a CDS encoding FAD binding domain-containing protein — protein sequence MKPIAFARAETVDEALIAVAARPNTVFLAGGTTLVDMLRIGAMEPDNVVDINRLPLTELEHTPDGGLRIGAMVRMSEVAADPGVRERFPFLSIALWKGASAQIRNMASMGGNLMQKVRCPQFRDIAYACNKREPGSGCGALEGLHRGNAVLGTSEHCFAMHPSDMANPLTALDAVVQVQGPRGIRSIPFDDFFLLPGATPHLEHPITSDELIIRIDVPPLPFAKNSHYLKVRDRESYEFAAASAAVALDLADGVVRDVRIGLGGVATKPWRARMAEDLLTGKPATKENFAAAAATELAAADDSHPMNRFKIELAQRTLVRTLETVAARGARK from the coding sequence ATGAAGCCCATCGCTTTCGCCCGCGCCGAAACGGTGGACGAGGCGCTCATCGCCGTCGCCGCCCGCCCGAACACCGTATTCCTCGCCGGCGGCACCACTTTGGTGGACATGCTGCGCATCGGCGCGATGGAGCCGGACAACGTCGTCGACATCAACCGGCTGCCGCTGACCGAGCTGGAGCACACCCCGGACGGCGGGCTGCGCATCGGCGCGATGGTCCGGATGAGCGAGGTCGCGGCCGATCCCGGTGTGCGGGAACGTTTTCCGTTCCTGTCCATCGCCCTGTGGAAGGGCGCGTCCGCGCAGATCCGCAATATGGCGTCGATGGGCGGCAACCTGATGCAGAAGGTGCGCTGCCCGCAGTTCCGCGATATCGCCTACGCCTGCAACAAGCGCGAACCCGGCAGCGGCTGCGGCGCACTCGAGGGCCTGCATCGCGGCAATGCCGTATTGGGTACCAGCGAGCACTGTTTCGCGATGCACCCCTCCGATATGGCGAACCCGCTCACCGCGCTCGACGCCGTGGTGCAGGTGCAGGGGCCGCGCGGCATCCGCAGCATCCCCTTCGACGACTTCTTCCTGTTGCCCGGCGCCACACCGCATCTGGAGCATCCGATCACCAGCGACGAACTCATCATCCGGATCGACGTGCCGCCCTTGCCGTTCGCGAAGAACTCGCACTACCTGAAGGTGCGCGACCGCGAATCCTATGAGTTCGCCGCCGCTTCCGCGGCCGTGGCACTCGACCTCGCGGACGGCGTCGTGCGGGATGTCCGGATCGGCCTGGGCGGCGTGGCGACCAAACCGTGGCGGGCCAGAATGGCCGAAGATCTGCTCACCGGCAAGCCCGCGACGAAGGAGAACTTCGCCGCGGCGGCGGCCACCGAACTCGCGGCCGCCGATGACAGCCACCCGATGAACCGGTTCAAAATCGAACTGGCGCAACGCACCCTGGTGCGCACGCTGGAAACCGTCGCGGCGCGGGGAGCGCGGAAATGA
- a CDS encoding (2Fe-2S)-binding protein has product MTIGELPKQDTRQPEFAGPDYTLATLRVNGHDFPVALEPRVSLLDALREYLRLTGTKKGCDQGACGACTVWVDGKRELSCLTLALSAQGREVTTIEGVAEGEELHPVQRAFISCDGFQCGYCTPGQIMSAIKCIEEGHTGSDEEIAEWMSGNICRCAAYQNIRDAIKTAEGEMGQTR; this is encoded by the coding sequence ATGACTATTGGTGAGCTACCCAAGCAGGACACGCGTCAGCCTGAGTTTGCCGGTCCCGATTACACGTTGGCCACGCTGCGGGTGAACGGTCACGACTTTCCGGTGGCGCTCGAACCCCGGGTCAGCCTGCTCGACGCCCTGCGCGAATATCTGCGCCTCACCGGCACCAAGAAGGGGTGTGACCAGGGCGCCTGCGGCGCCTGCACGGTGTGGGTGGACGGTAAGCGCGAATTGTCCTGTCTCACTCTGGCATTGAGTGCGCAAGGCCGGGAGGTCACGACGATCGAGGGGGTCGCGGAGGGGGAGGAGCTGCATCCGGTGCAGCGCGCGTTCATCAGCTGCGACGGCTTCCAATGCGGTTACTGCACGCCCGGTCAGATCATGTCGGCGATCAAATGCATCGAAGAGGGCCATACCGGCAGCGACGAAGAGATCGCCGAATGGATGAGCGGCAATATCTGCCGCTGCGCCGCCTACCAGAACATCCGCGACGCGATAAAGACCGCGGAGGGTGAAATGGGGCAGACCCGATGA
- a CDS encoding glucosyl-3-phosphoglycerate synthase has protein sequence MNFHHPHSREYSPPWATTNTWDTPSWSVDELVAAKAGRTVSVVLPALNEENTVADVVASIRPLLGTLVDELIVLDSGSTDATAARARAAGAEVITREQAVPELDPVPGKGEVLWRSLAVTSGDLIAFVDSDLIDPDPAFVPKLLGPLLTVDEMHLVKAYYRRPLRQGGAVDAHGGGRVTELVARPLLAALRPELSQVLQPLGGEYAGTRELLTAVPFAPGYGVEIGLLLDTYDQVGLSAIGQVNLGVRTHRNRPLADLGVMSRQILGTVLGRSGVQDSGAALTQFPLVGDAFTAHSTEVSLADRPPMNTLRPAWAAA, from the coding sequence ATGAACTTTCACCACCCCCACAGCCGTGAGTACAGCCCGCCATGGGCCACGACGAACACCTGGGACACCCCGAGCTGGTCGGTCGACGAGCTCGTCGCCGCCAAGGCGGGCCGCACCGTGTCGGTGGTGCTGCCCGCGCTGAACGAGGAGAACACCGTCGCCGACGTGGTGGCCAGCATCCGGCCGCTGCTCGGCACCCTGGTCGACGAGCTGATCGTGCTCGATTCCGGCTCCACCGACGCCACCGCCGCACGGGCCCGCGCCGCGGGCGCCGAGGTGATCACGCGAGAGCAGGCGGTGCCCGAACTCGACCCGGTGCCGGGCAAGGGTGAGGTGCTGTGGCGTTCGCTGGCCGTGACCAGCGGGGACCTCATCGCCTTCGTCGACTCCGACCTCATCGACCCCGATCCGGCGTTCGTGCCCAAACTGCTCGGCCCGCTGCTCACCGTCGACGAGATGCACCTGGTCAAGGCCTACTACCGCAGGCCGCTGCGGCAGGGCGGCGCGGTGGACGCGCACGGCGGCGGCCGGGTCACCGAACTCGTCGCCCGGCCGTTGCTCGCCGCGCTGCGGCCCGAACTCTCGCAGGTGTTGCAGCCGCTGGGCGGCGAGTACGCGGGCACCCGCGAACTGCTCACCGCGGTCCCGTTCGCGCCCGGCTACGGCGTGGAGATCGGTCTGCTGCTCGACACCTACGATCAGGTCGGCTTGTCCGCGATCGGTCAGGTCAACCTGGGAGTGCGCACGCACCGCAACCGGCCGCTGGCCGACCTGGGCGTGATGAGCAGGCAGATCCTCGGCACCGTGCTCGGCCGCAGCGGCGTCCAGGACTCCGGCGCCGCGCTCACCCAGTTCCCGCTGGTCGGTGACGCCTTCACCGCGCACAGCACCGAGGTGTCGCTGGCCGACCGTCCGCCGATGAACACGCTGCGCCCCGCCTGGGCCGCCGCCTGA
- the folP gene encoding dihydropteroate synthase codes for MFSATVSPLPTLCGKPVATDRALVMAIVNRTPDSFYDRGATFTDAAAMDAVVRAVDEGADLVDIGGVKAGPGSLVDAEEEARRVLPFVAAIRAKFPELLISIDTWRAEVALAAVREGADLINDTWAGADPELVPVAAEQGVGLVCSHTGGAVPRTRPHRVRYADILAEVTATLVRAAEHAAAAGVRADSILIDPTHDFGKNTYHGLELLRGVDVLVNTGWPVLMALSNKDFIGETLGVDLSERLEGTLAATAWSAAAGARVFRVHEVAATRRVVDMIAAIQGIRPPARTLRGLV; via the coding sequence ATGTTCAGCGCCACCGTTTCACCGCTTCCGACCTTGTGCGGCAAGCCGGTGGCGACGGATCGGGCGCTGGTGATGGCGATCGTGAATCGGACGCCGGATTCCTTTTATGACCGGGGTGCGACGTTCACCGACGCCGCCGCGATGGACGCGGTCGTGCGCGCGGTGGACGAGGGCGCCGACCTGGTCGACATCGGCGGGGTGAAGGCCGGGCCGGGGTCGCTGGTCGATGCCGAGGAGGAGGCCCGGCGGGTACTCCCGTTCGTCGCCGCGATCCGCGCGAAGTTTCCGGAGCTATTGATCAGCATCGATACCTGGCGCGCCGAGGTGGCGCTGGCCGCCGTGCGCGAAGGCGCGGACCTGATCAACGACACCTGGGCGGGCGCCGATCCGGAGCTGGTGCCGGTGGCGGCCGAGCAGGGTGTCGGCCTCGTGTGCAGCCACACCGGCGGCGCGGTGCCGCGCACCCGGCCGCACCGGGTGCGCTACGCCGATATTCTGGCCGAAGTGACCGCCACCCTGGTGCGGGCGGCCGAGCACGCGGCCGCGGCGGGGGTGCGCGCGGATTCGATCCTGATCGATCCGACCCATGATTTCGGCAAGAACACCTATCACGGCCTGGAGTTGTTGCGCGGAGTGGACGTTCTTGTAAATACCGGGTGGCCGGTCCTGATGGCCCTCAGCAATAAGGATTTCATCGGGGAGACTCTAGGTGTCGATCTTTCCGAGCGGTTGGAGGGCACATTGGCGGCAACAGCATGGTCGGCTGCCGCCGGCGCCCGCGTCTTCCGCGTTCACGAAGTCGCCGCGACCCGGCGGGTAGTGGACATGATCGCCGCCATCCAGGGCATCCGGCCCCCAGCACGCACCCTGCGAGGTTTGGTATGA
- a CDS encoding long-chain-acyl-CoA synthetase has translation MSSDGRSTVSLFDLARHLPAMALDAPGMLRSAPGMLVGPDAKSSVGLYFQRAAHRHPDRIFLRFEGAGCTYRQANDEVNRYAAVLTAQGVRRGDVVGVLMTNRPQTLFVVLAAAKLGATVGLLNHHQRDQVLAHSFGLLNSVLDVVGEECAQALESLPEPPSNVLYSNDLQAAAQDAPDADPPVCQEITAKERAFLIFTSGTTGLPKASVMTHLRWTKSMVGLGGLGIRLRGNDTLYCCLPLYHNNALTVALSAVLSAGGTFALGRQFSVSRFWDEIIREEATAFIYIGELCRYLLNQVPKATDRRHKVRLAVGNGLRPELWDEFKRRFGINRIVEFYGASEVNIAFINAFGVDRTAGFGPLPYAVVDYDDETGKAKRDKNGRLRRVGTGGVGLLLSKVTDRSPFDGYTDKAASEAKLVRDGFKQGDLWFDTGDLVRDQGWHHIAFVDRLGDTFRWKGENVATTEVEGALTRSDAISQAVVYGVDIPGADGKAGMAAVTLAPDGDLDGAALAQLAFRQLPAYAVPLFLRVVQELEQTSTFKSRKVELRKQGYTPDDDHPLYVLAGRDQGYIPFYPDYPDEVAAGRAPKS, from the coding sequence GTGAGTTCCGACGGTCGCTCCACGGTGAGCTTGTTCGATCTGGCCAGACACCTTCCCGCGATGGCGCTCGACGCGCCGGGCATGCTGCGCAGCGCGCCGGGCATGCTGGTCGGGCCGGACGCCAAATCCTCGGTGGGCCTGTACTTCCAGCGGGCCGCGCACCGGCATCCGGACCGCATCTTCCTGCGTTTCGAAGGGGCGGGCTGCACCTACCGCCAGGCCAACGACGAGGTGAACCGGTACGCCGCGGTGCTCACCGCACAGGGGGTGCGCCGCGGCGACGTGGTCGGCGTGCTGATGACCAATCGGCCGCAGACCCTGTTCGTGGTGCTCGCCGCGGCGAAGCTGGGCGCCACCGTCGGCCTGCTCAATCACCACCAGCGCGACCAGGTGCTCGCGCACAGCTTCGGATTGCTGAACAGCGTGCTCGACGTGGTCGGCGAGGAATGTGCGCAGGCGCTCGAGTCGCTGCCGGAGCCACCGTCGAATGTGCTGTACAGCAACGATTTACAGGCGGCCGCGCAGGATGCGCCGGATGCCGATCCGCCGGTGTGCCAGGAGATCACCGCGAAGGAGCGGGCCTTCCTGATCTTCACCTCCGGTACGACCGGCCTGCCCAAGGCCAGCGTGATGACGCACCTGCGCTGGACCAAGAGCATGGTCGGTCTGGGCGGGCTCGGCATTCGCCTGCGCGGCAACGACACCCTGTACTGCTGCCTCCCGCTCTATCACAACAACGCGCTGACCGTCGCGCTGTCCGCGGTGCTGAGCGCGGGCGGCACGTTCGCGCTCGGCAGGCAGTTCTCGGTGTCGCGGTTCTGGGACGAGATCATCCGCGAAGAGGCGACGGCGTTCATCTACATCGGTGAGCTTTGCCGTTACCTGCTCAATCAGGTGCCGAAGGCGACCGACCGCAGACACAAGGTCCGGCTCGCGGTCGGCAACGGGCTGCGCCCGGAACTGTGGGACGAGTTCAAGCGGCGGTTCGGGATCAACCGGATCGTCGAGTTCTACGGGGCCAGCGAAGTCAACATCGCCTTCATCAACGCGTTCGGCGTGGACCGCACCGCGGGCTTCGGGCCGCTGCCCTACGCCGTCGTCGACTACGACGACGAGACCGGAAAAGCCAAGCGCGACAAGAACGGTCGGCTACGCAGGGTCGGTACCGGCGGAGTCGGGCTGTTGCTGTCCAAGGTCACCGACCGGTCGCCGTTCGACGGCTACACCGACAAGGCGGCCTCCGAGGCGAAGCTGGTGCGCGACGGCTTCAAGCAGGGCGATCTCTGGTTCGACACCGGCGATCTGGTGCGTGATCAGGGTTGGCATCACATCGCTTTCGTGGATCGGCTCGGCGACACCTTCCGCTGGAAGGGGGAGAACGTCGCGACCACCGAGGTCGAGGGCGCGCTCACCCGGTCCGACGCGATCTCGCAGGCCGTCGTCTACGGTGTAGATATCCCGGGCGCCGACGGCAAGGCGGGCATGGCGGCGGTGACCTTGGCCCCCGACGGGGACCTCGACGGTGCGGCGCTCGCGCAACTGGCCTTCCGGCAGCTGCCCGCCTACGCGGTCCCGCTGTTCCTGCGCGTGGTCCAGGAACTCGAACAGACCTCCACCTTCAAGAGCCGCAAGGTAGAGCTGCGCAAACAGGGTTACACCCCCGACGACGACCACCCGCTCTACGTCCTCGCCGGCCGCGACCAGGGCTACATCCCCTTCTATCCCGACTACCCGGACGAGGTAGCCGCAGGCCGCGCCCCCAAGAGCTGA
- a CDS encoding TIGR00730 family Rossman fold protein yields the protein MVSEQPYAVCVYCSASTVNPVYLELAAAVGAEIARRGWQLVSGGGNVSMMGAIATAARAGGANTIGVIPKHLVHREVADVDADELVVTDTMRQRKQIMEDRADAFLTLPGGIGTLEEFFETWTGGYLGQHNKPVVVLDPDGFYRGLFQWLDELYDRKFVPQPAMDRVTVVADIPSAFAALAA from the coding sequence GTGGTGAGCGAACAGCCCTACGCCGTCTGTGTCTACTGTTCCGCGAGCACCGTCAATCCCGTCTATCTGGAGCTGGCCGCCGCGGTCGGCGCCGAGATCGCCCGGCGCGGTTGGCAACTGGTGTCCGGCGGCGGCAACGTGTCGATGATGGGCGCGATCGCGACGGCGGCGCGGGCCGGCGGCGCGAACACCATCGGGGTGATCCCGAAGCACCTGGTGCACCGGGAGGTCGCCGATGTCGACGCCGACGAACTGGTCGTCACCGACACCATGCGGCAGCGCAAGCAGATCATGGAGGACCGCGCGGACGCCTTCCTGACCCTGCCCGGCGGCATCGGCACGCTGGAAGAGTTCTTCGAAACCTGGACCGGAGGCTATCTGGGACAGCACAATAAGCCCGTGGTGGTGCTGGACCCGGACGGCTTCTACCGAGGCCTGTTCCAGTGGCTCGACGAACTCTACGACCGTAAGTTCGTGCCCCAGCCCGCGATGGACCGCGTCACCGTGGTCGCCGATATACCTTCCGCCTTCGCGGCTTTGGCGGCGTGA